In Helianthus annuus cultivar XRQ/B chromosome 3, HanXRQr2.0-SUNRISE, whole genome shotgun sequence, a single window of DNA contains:
- the LOC110931484 gene encoding KRAB-A domain-containing protein 2-like, translating to MGSLKLELVDNPGTCEECLRREDRVGELGQTTVQHVSKWVEAQALPTNDARVVVRFLKKLFTRLGTPKAIISDCGTHFCNTVMEKAFERYGVTHRLSTAYHPQTSSQFENANRVVKRILEITVGKIRKEWSDKLDDALWAFRTSYKTPLGTTPFMIVYGKACHLPVELEHRAL from the exons ATGGGAAGTTTGAAGCTAGAGCTAGTAGATAATCCTGGAACTTGTGAAGAATGCTTACGAagagaagacagagttggagagttg ggtcaaacaacggtccaacacgTCTCCAAGTGGGTTGAGGCTCAAGCTTTACCTACGAATGATgcccgagtggtggtgagattcctTAAAAAGTTATTCACGCGTTTAGGTACACCAAAAGCCATCATAAGTGACTGTGGAACTCACTTTTGCAATACCGTGATGGAGAAGGCATTTGAACGCTACGGAGTCACCCATCGTTTGTCTACCGCATACCACCCTCAAACAAGCAGTCAATTCGAAAATGCAAATCGAGTGGTGAAAAGGATCTTAGAGATAACGGTAGGAAAAATTAGGAAGGAATGGTCGGATAAGCTTGATGACGCGTTGTGGGCATTTCGTACCTCCTACAAAACACCTTTAGGTACCACTCCTTTCATGATCGTCTATGGCAAAGCATGCCATCTTCCTGTGGAATTAGAGCACCGAGCGCTTTAG